The segment AGTCTTTGCTCAGTGAACCTTTGTCAGATACTCGTTCTTCTGCGGCCATGTGAACGTAATCCTCTAGttctttttctttattcatGTCGATGTACCCACTGACTTGAGTGGAAGTTTTGTCCGTTCTGTTTAGAGGAACTTGAACATTGCTCTTGCTTTTTCTCATCTGCACTTCGGTTTTACATGTGTCTTCATCATCGTCTGCCTCCAGTATTTTCTGCATAGAAAGAGTAGACATTATTGCCCTCTCCTTCTTTGGGGCGCCTTCACGGGGCGGTAGAGTTGTGTATTTAGTACCATCCTTCTTTGATTGGTCGATCTGTTCGTAAATTTCAGATTCACTCCACATGTTACAGGCGCCCTCTGTTGCCTCATTCTCGTCAATTTCACAGTAAGTGTCAACGTGTCGTTGACTGGTCACATTAGAGCCTCGATTTGGTGATTTCTGTAGACGCAAATGTATTTTCCCTCTGAGTTGGAAGATTATAATTGTTACGAGCAAACTGATGACAAGAACACCGATAACTGATATGACGGCGATGACAGCCGCTGAACCGTTTTTAATCTCTTTAGGACCGTTTCCATTTTCTTCAGgatgttttgaattattgaGACTTTGTTGTCCAGAAGTATATTCGTTTTTTGACTTTGGAATGTTCGTCGTTATAAGAGATGCAATATCTGAGGGCAACTGTTTGCTTGATGCTGTTGACGAAATTAAAGGATATTTGATTTATAATACCatggtacaaatttttgtcagtgTGAATATAAAAATCGTTCTTTTTAGAGGATTGCGTTTCATAATTCTAATATATAACCACTAGTTCTTATAACTAGATATGTAATCTAGTataacatttcggttgagcatcgctgaagaaacattatttgtcgaaatgcgcatctggtgcatcaaaatttatTTGAATCTATAAATGCAATGCAGCTGCATGTTTCTATATCCTTAGAATTATTACTCTGTGGAAATGAAACTCTTAATTTCAACGATAATGCAAAGAtcttcaaatttgttcaaaattaCATCTTTCAAAGCAAAAGACTTTAACAAtgcatttaaaatatgtatttgtaaTGCATTTATCTATTCTCTTACTAGTATATGTATTACGAACCCGacttaatattgaaatattcatatgcataccggctgaaatatatttcataaaagattgaatattattaacagataatctagatcatcattcttgactcttaaaaactctattgttgatacaatgaattataccggaatcccacacTAACAGTTTTCGagaggcgcgtgccactaagtaaacacgttgtcaggtactggtaattaggagaccataactgcttaggtaaacaagggatcaatgtccataatagatcaagggttgcgtttaTACCcaaaacagatatggcttgcatattgagcacctcataattattaatttctcaaaatattttttcaaatataggtaaaaacaccagagcattgacttgaaattgtcaaccgattctgacaaaaatttgtaccgacttataagcgggtcaatggcaaattcctacaaaataactttaaaaaaaacaaccgacttataggcagaccgacttataggcgagtatatacggtacttACCACATCCAAATGAAATGTCACATTTGTCTTTATCACACATACACTTTTGAAGACAACGATGTCCATAAGATGGATATGGACAGCTGTATGCACAATTGGGTCCAAAGTATCCCAACGGACAATCTGCTCAAAATTAATGTATAAGATGTCATCGTCATTGTTTTGAAGGAAATAATGACatcaatattcatatcattttacGATAAATATTATATACTCATATGTATACTTTCTGTCtaaaatatgaaaggtgaagataacgaacagtgatctatcttaTAAATCCCTTCAGTAAtactaaatagatagttgggcaaacacggacccctggactcaccagaggtgggatcaggtgcctaggaggagtaagcatcccctgttgaccggttacacccgccgtgagccctacagcctgatcaggtaaacagagttatccacaGCCAAactcaatgtgccaagaacggcctaacaatcggtatgaaacacgtcagacagcatttcacctaacgacagattgtattgacgaactagatcgctataatgaccatataatttgcgaaatgctgacttcaatcaagcctgttgaaacccctgaaccatcaacttgtttctcaaTAGCTTCAAtttagcttgcctcgatttaaaagtgaccatacgcagaacaagctcttgcgtatcgaatcagttgagagatagaacaccatatgcaggtgataatggaatattgctacataatatataataatatataatctATCCAAATAGCACAAACTATAAATTAAGGAAATTGGAAGCTTATTGGATGAATATCTAATTAttgttttgatttcttttttcagAAACCATAAAGAGGCGTGATGAGGAATGTGTAGAGTCCAGTCACACTTGTGTAACCCATTCCTATATATGCCTAATTTTGAATCCTgttttggtgacgtctccatatgagtgaaaaatgctcgattgattgattgatgttttcctcaacaatttttcagttatctagtggcgaccagtttttattggtggaagagagaacccagatacaatgtacctgggaagagaccaccgaccttccgaaaataaactgggaaactttctcacttaccggcgcgagcgggattcgaacccgcgccgacagaggtgagaggccgtgtgattttgagagcgatgctctaaccatttAGCCACGGAGGCTCGAGAGGATCTATAGATGTTTtcgctatatttagctctaaaacttcatagttatttcggatttcaaacatttcggttgagcatcactgaagagacattatttgtcgaaatgcgcatctggtgcatcaaaattggtaccgtataagttttacatcaggACAAACAGTAGaagtaaaatatgtacaaaaaagGGCTAGCACTAAATTTACAAACGAATATGCATTGCAAATTACATGTTCATATCGTTTTTGGCTTTGCTAATCAATAGTTTGTTTCAGGAGCGAATTGGGACACATCCAATGCGCTCATCCATCATATCTAATCTATCTATATAATTGTGCAATCTTTTTACGTtaaataattttacaaattgtTACGATAGCCATTTCATCTCGAAcgcgctgcagttgtgaacaatacacgcatgaatcttgataaatatactTGTAGTTTGTCTCTTGAACAAAAATGAAAGCAGAatgttaatataaaaataatttttattttcaaaaaatgcatAAGGTtgtgaactgcaacgcttcacaccGAC is part of the Ostrea edulis chromosome 2, xbOstEdul1.1, whole genome shotgun sequence genome and harbors:
- the LOC125681366 gene encoding uncharacterized protein LOC125681366, with amino-acid sequence MGISIFASMEIFIFIFSRCTTACKNENTSSTCCPSYRFVNGICIDCPLGYFGPNCAYSCPYPSYGHRCLQKCMCDKDKCDISFGCASSKQLPSDIASLITTNIPKSKNEYTSGQQSLNNSKHPEENGNGPKEIKNGSAAVIAVISVIGVLVISLLVTIIIFQLRGKIHLRLQKSPNRGSNVTSQRHVDTYCEIDENEATEGACNMWSESEIYEQIDQSKKDGTKYTTLPPREGAPKKERAIMSTLSMQKILEADDDEDTCKTEVQMRKSKSNVQVPLNRTDKTSTQVSGYIDMNKEKELEDYVHMAAEERVSDKGSLSKD